The following coding sequences lie in one Lysobacter capsici genomic window:
- a CDS encoding succinate dehydrogenase iron-sulfur subunit translates to MAEFALPKNSQIQKGRHWPTPGAKQPRTFKVYRWNPDDGMNPRVDTYEVDLAACGPMVLDALIKIKNEIDPTLTFRRSCREGICGSCAMNIDGTNTLACTRAIADCGDAKNDVPVYPLPSMQVVKDLVPDLTHFYAQYASIKPWLRTQSATPSDRERLQSPADRKKLDGLYECILCACCSTSCPSYWWNGDRYLGPAILLQAYRWIIDSRDEDTGARLDDLEDPFKLYRCHTIMNCARTCPKGLNPAQAIGEIKKLMLARRV, encoded by the coding sequence ATGGCTGAATTCGCCCTACCCAAGAACTCCCAGATCCAGAAGGGCCGCCACTGGCCGACCCCGGGCGCCAAGCAGCCGCGCACCTTCAAGGTCTACCGCTGGAACCCCGACGACGGCATGAACCCGCGCGTGGACACCTACGAGGTGGATCTGGCGGCCTGCGGTCCGATGGTTCTCGACGCCTTGATCAAGATCAAGAACGAGATCGACCCCACGCTCACGTTCCGTCGTTCCTGCCGCGAAGGCATCTGCGGTTCGTGCGCGATGAACATCGACGGCACCAACACCCTGGCGTGCACCCGCGCGATCGCCGATTGCGGCGACGCCAAGAACGACGTGCCGGTGTATCCGTTGCCGAGCATGCAGGTGGTCAAGGACCTGGTCCCCGACCTGACCCACTTCTACGCCCAGTACGCCTCGATCAAGCCGTGGCTGCGCACCCAGAGCGCGACCCCGTCCGACCGCGAGCGCCTGCAGTCGCCGGCGGATCGCAAGAAGCTCGACGGCCTGTACGAATGCATCCTGTGCGCGTGCTGCTCGACCAGCTGCCCGAGCTACTGGTGGAACGGCGACCGCTACCTCGGCCCGGCGATCCTGCTGCAGGCCTACCGCTGGATCATCGATTCGCGCGATGAAGACACCGGCGCGCGCCTGGACGATCTGGAAGACCCGTTCAAGCTGTACCGCTGCCACACCATCATGAATTGCGCCCGCACCTGTCCGAAGGGGCTGAACCCGGCGCAGGCGATCGGCGAGATCAAGAAGCTGATGCTGGCACGGCGGGTCTGA
- a CDS encoding MAPEG family protein, which yields MDSKAIFLPALAMVALTLVVWLRMYVVRIGQMRRDRIHPQAVATSAQVSARLTQSSAADNFRNLFELPVLFYMGLTVAAVAGLADAATLGLAWLFVITRVVHSAIQCSYNKVMHRFFAYTSGAFALWALWIRLGIGLLA from the coding sequence ATGGACTCGAAAGCGATTTTCCTTCCCGCGCTGGCGATGGTCGCGTTGACCCTGGTCGTGTGGCTGCGCATGTACGTGGTCCGCATCGGCCAGATGCGCCGCGACCGCATCCATCCGCAGGCGGTGGCGACCTCGGCCCAGGTCAGCGCGCGGCTGACCCAGAGCAGTGCGGCCGACAATTTCCGCAATCTGTTCGAACTGCCGGTGCTGTTCTACATGGGCTTGACCGTGGCCGCGGTCGCCGGTCTGGCCGATGCGGCGACGCTCGGCTTGGCCTGGCTGTTCGTGATCACGCGCGTCGTCCACAGCGCGATCCAGTGCAGCTACAACAAGGTCATGCATCGTTTCTTCGCCTACACCAGCGGCGCGTTCGCGCTGTGGGCGCTGTGGATTCGTCTTGGAATAGGATTGCTCGCATGA
- a CDS encoding succinate dehydrogenase assembly factor 2, whose translation MSEQLSAEQRDEIELRRLRWRCRRGMRELDQLLGRYLDREWKQASEAQRGVFLRLLETEDDKLWHWFMGHETSGDAQLQQLVESIRQLPP comes from the coding sequence ATGAGCGAACAATTGTCGGCCGAGCAACGCGACGAAATCGAACTGCGCCGCCTGCGCTGGCGCTGCCGGCGCGGCATGCGCGAACTCGATCAACTGCTCGGCCGTTACCTGGACCGCGAATGGAAGCAGGCTTCCGAAGCGCAGCGCGGGGTTTTCCTACGGTTGCTGGAAACCGAGGACGATAAGCTCTGGCACTGGTTCATGGGCCACGAGACTTCCGGCGATGCGCAGCTTCAGCAATTGGTTGAGTCGATTCGCCAACTGCCGCCTTGA
- a CDS encoding lipoprotein-releasing ABC transporter permease subunit translates to MFKPISVAIGLRYLRAKRRNGFISFISLASIGGIALGVTALITTLAVMSGFQREIRDRMLQMAAHATVSAYGEPMTEWRVAVDKAMADPRVAGAAPYVDKEALLSATRQQPAIVRGVDPVEDHKVSVLADKMVEGKLSSLTPGSFNIVLGKELALWMGAQVGDSVVVMTADGRSTPMGAMPQLKRFTVSGIFEAGYNEFDKGLAVVNIRDMQRVLRMGDGVTGVRLRLHDMDQAWNVARDLALSLGGPYRVTDWSSDNANMFRALKMEKVVMAVLLSLIIAMGAFNLVSSQVMLVTDKQADIAIQRTLGLTPMSVMAVFVVQGTLIGVIGTVLGVIGGITLTLNLEHILKAIETVLGVQLLPEDVYYITGLPTDLRSSDVIVIACVALAMAFLATIYPAWRAARTAPAEALRYE, encoded by the coding sequence ATGTTCAAACCCATTTCAGTCGCCATCGGCCTGCGCTACCTGCGCGCCAAACGGCGCAACGGCTTCATCTCCTTCATCTCGCTGGCCTCGATCGGCGGCATCGCCTTGGGCGTGACCGCGCTGATCACGACCCTGGCGGTCATGAGCGGGTTCCAGCGCGAGATCCGCGACCGCATGCTGCAGATGGCCGCGCATGCCACGGTCAGCGCCTACGGCGAACCGATGACCGAATGGCGGGTCGCGGTCGACAAGGCCATGGCCGATCCGCGCGTCGCCGGCGCCGCGCCCTACGTCGACAAGGAAGCGCTGCTGTCGGCCACGCGCCAGCAACCGGCGATCGTGCGCGGCGTCGATCCGGTCGAAGACCACAAGGTCTCGGTGCTCGCCGACAAGATGGTCGAGGGCAAGCTGAGCTCGCTCACGCCCGGCAGTTTCAACATCGTGCTCGGCAAGGAACTCGCCTTGTGGATGGGCGCGCAGGTCGGCGACAGCGTGGTGGTGATGACCGCCGACGGCCGCAGCACGCCGATGGGCGCGATGCCGCAGCTCAAGCGCTTCACCGTCAGCGGCATCTTCGAAGCCGGCTACAACGAATTCGACAAGGGCCTGGCGGTGGTCAACATCCGCGACATGCAGCGGGTGTTGCGCATGGGCGACGGCGTGACCGGCGTGCGCCTGCGCCTGCACGACATGGATCAGGCCTGGAACGTGGCGCGCGATCTGGCGCTGAGCCTCGGCGGGCCGTACCGGGTCACCGACTGGAGCAGCGACAACGCCAACATGTTCCGCGCTTTGAAGATGGAGAAGGTGGTGATGGCGGTGCTGCTGTCGCTGATCATCGCGATGGGCGCGTTCAACCTGGTGTCCTCGCAGGTGATGCTGGTCACCGACAAGCAGGCCGACATCGCGATCCAGCGCACGCTCGGTCTGACCCCGATGAGCGTGATGGCCGTGTTCGTCGTGCAGGGCACCTTGATCGGCGTCATCGGCACCGTGCTGGGCGTCATCGGCGGCATCACCCTGACCTTGAACCTGGAACACATCCTCAAGGCCATCGAGACCGTGCTCGGCGTGCAACTGCTGCCCGAGGACGTCTACTACATCACCGGCCTGCCGACCGACCTGCGCAGCAGCGACGTGATCGTCATCGCCTGCGTGGCGCTGGCGATGGCGTTCCTGGCCACCATCTATCCCGCCTGGCGCGCCGCGCGTACGGCTCCGGCGGAGGCGTTGCGTTATGAGTGA
- a CDS encoding ATP-binding cassette domain-containing protein, translated as MIYSEGKLRTPVFDGLDFSVKRGETVAILGASGAGKSTLLHLLGGLDTPTKGEVYVDGHRMSALSNRARGIVRNKSLGFVYQFHHLLPEFTALENVMLPILLSGRSMQLRQVLSGGSLVFGLAHFLFVDIPLAIFHSVVDEMFQAPSVAEARERATVLLESVGLGHRLHHKPGELSGGERQRAAVARALINRPACVLGDEPTGNLDEKTAATVFELMLALNREQGTSLVLVTHDRRLARRLDRVLELHEGKLRQLDAAEV; from the coding sequence ATGATCTATTCGGAAGGCAAGCTGCGCACGCCGGTGTTCGACGGGCTCGACTTCTCGGTCAAGCGCGGCGAGACCGTGGCGATCCTCGGCGCTTCGGGCGCAGGTAAAAGCACCTTGCTGCACCTGCTCGGCGGCCTGGACACGCCGACCAAGGGCGAGGTCTATGTCGATGGTCATCGCATGAGCGCGCTGTCGAATCGGGCTCGCGGCATCGTGCGCAACAAGTCCTTGGGCTTCGTCTATCAGTTCCACCATCTGCTGCCGGAGTTCACCGCGCTGGAAAACGTGATGCTGCCGATCCTGTTGAGCGGACGCTCGATGCAGCTGCGGCAAGTGCTCTCGGGCGGCAGCCTGGTGTTCGGCCTGGCCCATTTCCTTTTCGTGGATATACCGCTGGCGATATTTCATTCGGTGGTCGATGAGATGTTCCAGGCGCCGTCGGTGGCGGAGGCGCGCGAGCGCGCGACCGTGTTGCTGGAATCGGTCGGGCTGGGGCATCGGCTGCACCACAAGCCCGGCGAATTGTCCGGCGGCGAGCGCCAGCGCGCCGCGGTGGCGCGCGCGCTGATCAATCGCCCGGCCTGCGTGCTCGGCGACGAACCCACCGGCAATCTCGACGAAAAAACCGCCGCGACCGTGTTCGAGCTGATGCTCGCGCTCAATCGCGAGCAGGGCACCAGCCTGGTGCTGGTGACCCACGACCGCCGCCTCGCGCGGCGCCTGGACCGCGTGCTGGAATTGCACGAAGGCAAACTGCGGCAACTGGACGCCGCCGAGGTGTAG
- a CDS encoding DNA internalization-related competence protein ComEC/Rec2 — MFDAARTPPFGKLIAIALLAGIGAGLALPRACPWGLSLPILILAALMWWRSPRWRVIAAAGFGFALVSLHAAYALSLQLPPDWEKRDVVVTGRIVELPVHEPRRTRFEFRVDDDAAQPPPLRGRLLRLAWYDERIEPRQVLAAGQRWRLTARVRAPRGLRNPGGPDAEKYALMQRLSATGYLRDPENAQRLAEARGLQAWRESISDRIAARVNSDASRFVRALALGDTRALGERDWSVLRANGLTHLIAISGFHVGLVAGFFALFVRGAWWLWPGLGRWVPAAVAASVAAMLGGLLYAASVGFALPTVRTWLMIAVIAGLRLSRRPFHAFDALALAAIAVLLADPLAVLGAGFWLSFLGVAWLLWCLPDQADTRGWRERLRAFVSAQGVASLGLLPLGVLLFGQASLAGPFANLIAVPWWSLLVVPLALIGTGLEAVHAGAGEFAWRWAAACFEPGWPWFEALADSGLALWWLPEARWFALPLALVGAFWLLLPRGVPGKALAALLWLPLLWPDRHLPAHGEAELVVVDVGQGLSVLVRTAHHALLFDAGPAVRDGFDAGERAVVPALHALGVRRLDRAVASHADNDHAGGLAAVLRSFPAHEVSAPAQVEGEALQHIATRPCEAGRSWTWDGVRLRWLHPPRHFPYLGNESSCVLRIDSRHGSALLTGDIGEVIERDLVRRAAVSAEDDLRADVVLVAHHGSGGSSDPAFVQATGARHALVSSGHGNRFGHPRADVLERWRRAGAQTRDTAADGALRVGLRAGGTTVETRRQAHPRLWDATRRTDPGLSYRPD; from the coding sequence ATGTTCGACGCGGCAAGGACGCCGCCCTTCGGAAAACTCATCGCGATCGCATTGTTGGCCGGCATCGGTGCCGGCCTAGCCTTGCCGCGTGCCTGCCCGTGGGGACTTTCGTTACCGATTCTGATTCTGGCGGCGCTCATGTGGTGGCGCTCGCCGCGTTGGCGGGTGATCGCCGCGGCCGGGTTCGGCTTCGCCCTGGTCAGCCTGCACGCGGCCTATGCGCTGAGCCTGCAACTGCCGCCCGACTGGGAAAAGCGCGACGTCGTGGTGACCGGCCGCATCGTCGAGTTGCCAGTGCATGAGCCGCGCCGCACGCGTTTCGAATTCCGCGTCGACGACGATGCCGCGCAACCGCCGCCGCTGCGCGGACGTCTGCTGCGGCTGGCCTGGTACGACGAGCGCATCGAACCGCGGCAGGTGCTCGCCGCCGGCCAGCGTTGGCGACTCACGGCGCGAGTGCGCGCGCCGCGCGGCCTGCGCAATCCGGGCGGACCGGATGCGGAAAAATACGCGCTGATGCAGCGGCTCAGCGCGACCGGTTATCTGCGCGATCCTGAAAATGCCCAACGCCTGGCCGAAGCCCGCGGCCTGCAGGCGTGGCGCGAATCGATCAGCGATCGCATCGCCGCACGGGTGAACTCGGATGCGTCGCGCTTCGTGCGCGCACTCGCGCTGGGCGACACGCGCGCGCTCGGCGAACGCGACTGGAGCGTGTTGCGCGCGAACGGGTTGACCCATCTAATCGCGATCTCGGGGTTTCATGTCGGGCTGGTGGCGGGATTCTTCGCCTTGTTCGTGCGTGGGGCGTGGTGGCTGTGGCCGGGGTTGGGGCGGTGGGTGCCGGCAGCGGTGGCGGCTTCGGTCGCGGCGATGCTTGGCGGTTTGTTGTATGCCGCTTCGGTTGGTTTCGCCCTGCCGACCGTGCGCACCTGGCTGATGATCGCGGTGATCGCCGGGCTGCGTCTGTCGCGGCGGCCTTTTCATGCCTTCGACGCGCTGGCGCTGGCGGCGATCGCGGTCTTGCTCGCCGATCCGCTGGCGGTGCTCGGGGCCGGGTTCTGGCTGAGTTTCCTCGGCGTGGCCTGGCTGTTGTGGTGTCTGCCCGATCAGGCCGATACCCGCGGTTGGCGCGAACGGCTGCGCGCGTTCGTGTCGGCGCAGGGCGTCGCCAGCCTGGGGCTGTTGCCGCTGGGCGTGCTGCTGTTCGGCCAGGCCTCGCTGGCGGGGCCGTTCGCGAACCTGATCGCGGTGCCGTGGTGGAGTCTGCTGGTGGTGCCGCTGGCGTTGATCGGCACCGGGCTGGAGGCGGTCCACGCCGGCGCCGGCGAATTCGCCTGGCGCTGGGCCGCGGCCTGTTTCGAACCGGGCTGGCCGTGGTTCGAAGCGCTGGCCGACAGCGGCCTGGCCTTGTGGTGGTTGCCCGAAGCGCGCTGGTTCGCCTTGCCGCTGGCGCTGGTCGGCGCGTTCTGGTTGCTGCTGCCGCGCGGCGTGCCGGGCAAGGCGCTGGCCGCGCTGTTGTGGCTGCCGTTGCTGTGGCCCGATCGCCATTTGCCCGCGCACGGCGAGGCCGAGCTGGTGGTGGTCGACGTGGGGCAGGGCTTGTCGGTGCTGGTGCGTACCGCGCATCACGCCTTGCTGTTCGACGCCGGGCCGGCGGTGCGTGACGGCTTCGACGCCGGCGAACGCGCGGTGGTGCCGGCTTTGCATGCCCTGGGCGTGCGCAGGCTCGATCGCGCGGTCGCCAGCCATGCCGACAACGACCACGCCGGCGGCCTGGCCGCGGTGTTGCGATCGTTTCCTGCGCACGAGGTGTCGGCCCCGGCGCAGGTCGAAGGCGAGGCGCTGCAACACATCGCGACCCGGCCCTGCGAGGCCGGCCGCAGTTGGACCTGGGACGGCGTGCGCCTGCGCTGGTTGCATCCGCCGCGGCATTTTCCCTATCTGGGCAACGAGTCGAGCTGCGTGCTGCGGATCGACAGCCGCCACGGTTCGGCGCTGCTGACCGGCGACATCGGCGAGGTGATCGAACGCGACCTGGTCCGTCGCGCCGCGGTTTCGGCCGAAGACGACCTGCGCGCCGACGTGGTGCTGGTGGCCCATCACGGCAGCGGCGGTTCGTCCGATCCGGCCTTCGTCCAGGCCACCGGCGCCCGCCATGCGCTGGTGTCCAGCGGACACGGCAACCGTTTCGGCCATCCACGCGCGGACGTGCTCGAACGCTGGCGCCGCGCCGGCGCGCAAACCCGCGACACCGCGGCCGATGGCGCGCTGCGGGTCGGCCTGCGCGCCGGCGGCACCACGGTCGAAACGCGACGCCAGGCACACCCGCGTCTGTGGGATGCGACCCGGCGCACGGACCCTGGGCTATCCTATCGGCCGGATTGA